One window from the genome of Micromonospora aurantiaca ATCC 27029 encodes:
- the thrS gene encoding threonine--tRNA ligase, giving the protein MIDHRRLGRDLELFVSDPLAGAGLPIWLPAGAAARHAVEEYVRELERRAGYQHVYSPPLGKRELFELSGHLGYFADDMFPPMRLSADDEFVLRPALCPHHALVFRARGRSYRELPLRVAELGGMYRAERSGVLGGLSRVRAISLNDAHNFCALEQVGDEVREILRLIGEAHAALGVRPAGLRLSLRGPDQRYVGDDAGWARAEELLRAALDGVDVVEAPGEAAFYGPKIDIQIVDAAGRESTISTVQLDFDKPERFDLSYTDSDGRRKRPVMVHRSLVGSMERLFAYLIEVHEGAFPAWYAPVQLLLLPVDAAQVDAAVGLARRAEAAGLRAEVDHAGSLGARIRDASRRRVPYTGVLGPREAADGSVSLRLRDGRVLAPMPAAEALGLIGAVVASRSAALLPA; this is encoded by the coding sequence ATGATCGACCACCGCAGGCTCGGCCGGGACCTGGAGCTGTTCGTCTCCGACCCGCTCGCGGGCGCCGGGCTGCCGATCTGGCTGCCGGCCGGCGCCGCCGCCCGGCACGCCGTCGAGGAGTACGTCCGGGAGCTGGAGCGCCGGGCCGGCTACCAGCACGTCTACTCGCCGCCGCTCGGTAAGCGGGAACTGTTCGAGCTGTCCGGGCACCTGGGCTACTTCGCCGACGACATGTTCCCGCCGATGCGGCTGAGCGCCGACGACGAGTTCGTGCTGCGTCCGGCGCTCTGCCCGCACCACGCGCTCGTGTTCCGCGCCCGCGGCCGCTCCTACCGGGAGCTGCCGCTGCGGGTCGCCGAGCTGGGCGGCATGTACCGGGCGGAGCGTTCCGGTGTGCTCGGCGGGCTGTCCCGGGTGCGGGCCATCTCGCTCAACGACGCGCACAACTTCTGCGCCCTGGAGCAGGTCGGTGACGAGGTCCGCGAGATCCTGCGGCTGATCGGCGAGGCGCACGCCGCGCTCGGCGTCCGTCCCGCCGGGTTGCGGTTGTCGCTGCGCGGGCCGGACCAGCGGTACGTGGGCGACGACGCCGGCTGGGCGCGGGCCGAGGAACTGCTCCGCGCGGCGCTCGACGGGGTGGACGTCGTCGAGGCGCCGGGGGAGGCCGCGTTCTACGGCCCGAAGATCGACATTCAGATCGTGGACGCGGCTGGCCGGGAGTCGACCATCTCCACCGTCCAGCTCGACTTCGACAAGCCGGAGCGGTTCGACCTGTCGTACACCGACTCGGACGGCCGCCGGAAACGGCCGGTGATGGTGCACCGCAGCCTGGTCGGCAGCATGGAGCGGCTGTTCGCGTACCTGATCGAGGTGCACGAGGGCGCGTTCCCCGCCTGGTACGCCCCGGTGCAGTTGCTGCTGCTCCCGGTGGACGCGGCGCAGGTCGACGCGGCCGTCGGGCTGGCCCGCCGGGCCGAGGCGGCCGGGCTGCGGGCCGAGGTGGACCACGCCGGTTCGCTCGGCGCACGGATCCGGGACGCGTCCCGCCGCCGCGTCCCGTACACCGGGGTCCTCGGCCCCCGGGAGGCGGCCGACGGTTCGGTCTCGCTGCGCCTGCGCGACGGCCGGGTGCTCGCCCCGATGCCCGCCGCCGAGGCGCTGGGCCTGATCGGCGCGGTGGTCGCGAGCCGGTCGGCGGCGCTGCTCCCGGCCTGA
- a CDS encoding DedA family protein has translation MAELISDVASPMWAYALLLILLIADAFVPVVPTQLVMITSGALTVYGGLSLPLTIAVGAAGVFIGDLACYLIGRSTPTRRAARATPPGRARRAVTRVTRGLREPGPMVILLCRFVPGGRMAACFSAGRSRYPYRLFLPYEAAAALAWSSYGTLVGHLGGTALTHSAWRLLLIGGVAAAGFALAGWAMTWISSTRQTRAEATADSVGS, from the coding sequence GTGGCCGAACTCATCTCTGACGTCGCGTCGCCCATGTGGGCGTACGCGCTGCTGCTGATCCTGCTGATCGCCGACGCCTTCGTCCCGGTGGTGCCGACCCAGCTCGTCATGATCACCAGTGGGGCGCTGACGGTGTACGGCGGGCTCAGCCTGCCGCTCACCATCGCGGTCGGCGCTGCCGGTGTGTTCATCGGTGACCTGGCCTGCTACCTGATCGGCCGCAGTACGCCGACCCGCCGCGCGGCACGCGCCACGCCACCCGGACGGGCACGCCGCGCCGTCACCCGGGTCACCCGTGGGCTGCGCGAACCGGGGCCAATGGTGATCCTGCTCTGCCGTTTCGTACCCGGCGGCCGGATGGCTGCCTGCTTCTCGGCCGGGCGCAGCCGCTACCCGTACCGCCTGTTCCTGCCGTACGAGGCGGCGGCGGCGCTCGCCTGGTCCAGCTACGGCACGCTCGTCGGTCACCTGGGCGGTACGGCGCTGACCCACTCGGCGTGGCGGCTGCTGCTGATCGGTGGGGTGGCCGCTGCGGGGTTCGCGCTGGCCGGGTGGGCGATGACCTGGATCAGCAGCACCCGGCAGACCCGCGCCGAGGCCACCGCCGACTCCGTCGGCAGCTGA
- a CDS encoding ABC transporter ATP-binding protein, giving the protein MSAPTGGNSGTPPVPQQKNEPTRLPPAGRRPAGGPPHMTMGMPAEKAMNFGPSARRLLARLRPYRLQLTGVLALALASVGLSVIGPKVLGHATDIIFSGVIGRQLPPGTTTEAAADAARAEGNGNFADMLARMDVIPGTGIDFDALGRVLAFAVVLYIGASMLQWAQGWVLNGVVQRTVLTLRADVEEKLNRLPLPYFDKQPRGELLSRVTNDIDNVSQTLQQTLSQLLTSLLTVVGVLGMMFWISPLLAVVALVAVPMSVVVTSLIAKRSQGKFIAQWKHTGELNGQIEEAYTGHELVKVFGRQKEVEAAFHAKNEELFRAGFGAQFVSGLIMPAMFFIGNLSYVAIAVVGGLRVASGSMSLGDVQAFIQYSRQFTQPLTQVASMANLLQSGVASAERVFAVLDADEQSPDPAEPARVADPHGRVEFEHVSFRYDPEKPLIDDLSLVAEPGHTVAIVGPTGAGKTTLVNLVMRFYELDAGRITLDGVDISTMRRDDLRGRIGMVLQDTWLFGGTIRDNIAYGRPDATEEEILAAARATFVDRFVRSLPDGYDTVIDEEGSNVSAGEKQLITIARAFLAEPSLLILDEATSSVDTRTEVLLQRAMAALRSDRTSFVIAHRLSTIRDADLILMMEQGRIVEQGTHDQLVAAGGAYARLYRAQFSGAVIEDEVPAPAPAGPPGMRAGAGTPVGS; this is encoded by the coding sequence GTGAGCGCGCCGACCGGGGGGAACAGCGGGACGCCACCGGTTCCGCAGCAGAAGAACGAGCCGACGCGGCTGCCGCCGGCCGGACGGCGCCCCGCTGGCGGCCCGCCGCACATGACCATGGGCATGCCGGCCGAGAAGGCGATGAACTTCGGGCCGTCGGCACGCCGGCTGCTGGCACGGCTGCGGCCGTACCGGCTCCAGCTCACCGGCGTGCTCGCGCTGGCCCTGGCCAGCGTCGGGCTCAGCGTCATCGGGCCGAAGGTGCTCGGCCACGCCACGGACATCATCTTCAGCGGGGTGATCGGGCGGCAGCTGCCGCCCGGCACCACCACCGAGGCGGCGGCGGACGCGGCCCGCGCCGAGGGCAACGGCAACTTCGCCGACATGCTGGCCCGGATGGACGTGATCCCGGGGACAGGCATCGACTTCGACGCGCTGGGCCGGGTGCTGGCGTTCGCCGTCGTGCTCTACATCGGCGCCAGCATGCTCCAGTGGGCGCAGGGCTGGGTGCTCAACGGGGTGGTGCAGCGCACCGTGCTGACGCTGCGCGCCGACGTGGAGGAGAAGCTCAACCGGCTGCCGCTGCCCTACTTCGACAAGCAGCCCCGCGGTGAGCTGCTGAGCCGCGTCACGAACGACATCGACAACGTGTCGCAGACGCTCCAGCAGACGCTGAGCCAGTTGCTCACGTCGCTGCTCACCGTCGTCGGCGTACTCGGGATGATGTTCTGGATCTCGCCGTTGCTGGCGGTCGTCGCGCTCGTCGCGGTGCCGATGTCGGTGGTGGTCACCAGCCTGATCGCCAAGCGGTCGCAGGGCAAGTTCATCGCCCAGTGGAAGCACACCGGCGAGCTGAACGGCCAGATCGAGGAGGCGTACACCGGGCACGAGCTGGTCAAGGTCTTCGGCCGGCAGAAGGAGGTCGAGGCCGCCTTCCACGCCAAGAACGAGGAGCTGTTCCGGGCCGGCTTCGGCGCGCAGTTCGTCTCCGGGCTGATCATGCCGGCGATGTTCTTCATCGGGAACCTCAGCTACGTCGCGATCGCCGTGGTCGGCGGCCTGCGGGTGGCGTCGGGCTCGATGAGCCTCGGTGACGTGCAGGCGTTCATCCAGTACTCGCGGCAGTTCACCCAGCCGCTCACCCAGGTCGCGTCGATGGCCAACCTGCTGCAGTCCGGGGTCGCCTCGGCCGAGCGGGTCTTCGCCGTGCTCGACGCCGACGAGCAGAGCCCCGACCCGGCCGAGCCGGCCCGGGTCGCCGACCCGCACGGGCGGGTCGAGTTCGAGCACGTCTCCTTCCGGTACGACCCGGAGAAGCCGCTCATCGACGACCTGTCGCTGGTCGCCGAGCCGGGTCACACGGTCGCCATCGTCGGTCCCACCGGCGCCGGCAAGACCACACTGGTCAACCTGGTCATGCGGTTCTACGAGCTGGACGCCGGGCGGATCACGCTGGACGGGGTGGACATCTCCACGATGCGCCGCGACGACCTGCGCGGCCGGATCGGCATGGTGCTCCAGGACACCTGGCTGTTCGGCGGGACCATCCGGGACAACATCGCCTACGGCCGGCCGGACGCCACCGAGGAGGAGATTCTCGCCGCCGCCCGGGCGACCTTCGTGGACCGGTTCGTCCGCAGCCTGCCGGACGGCTACGACACGGTGATCGACGAGGAGGGCAGCAACGTCAGCGCCGGGGAGAAGCAGCTCATCACCATCGCTCGGGCGTTCCTGGCCGAGCCGTCGCTGCTGATCCTGGACGAGGCGACCAGCTCGGTGGACACCCGGACCGAGGTGCTGCTCCAGCGCGCCATGGCGGCGCTGCGCTCGGACCGGACGAGCTTCGTCATCGCGCACCGGCTCTCCACCATCCGCGACGCCGACCTGATCCTGATGATGGAGCAGGGCCGGATCGTCGAGCAGGGCACCCACGACCAGCTCGTCGCCGCCGGTGGCGCGTACGCCCGGCTCTACCGGGCGCAGTTCAGCGGCGCGGTCATCGAGGACGAGGTGCCGGCGCCCGCCCCGGCCGGCCCGCCGGGGATGCGTGCCGGCGCCGGCACGCCGGTCGGGAGCTGA
- a CDS encoding DUF998 domain-containing protein, translated as MPGTRSSGLLALGGIVLAAVLAMVGHLEVSDDLDPWSLTVSDFAVSDRGGVIDTAMAVLAAASLVLLPSLRRAGAGRVPLALLTAWSAGLLAAAVVPTNEPGTPMDTAAYVHRYASVLSFLALPVAGWLLARHPVAGAAAWLRGLTVASLVLAGAMIWSAYPGDRALLGLIERLLILTETAVITTLALHATLNPRTSAVDHAVATPHGPGIPVGSGATTP; from the coding sequence ATGCCTGGAACGCGGAGCAGCGGCCTGCTGGCCCTCGGCGGGATCGTCCTGGCGGCGGTGCTCGCGATGGTCGGTCATCTCGAGGTGAGCGACGACCTGGATCCCTGGTCGCTGACCGTCAGCGACTTCGCCGTCTCCGACCGGGGCGGCGTCATCGACACCGCGATGGCGGTGCTCGCAGCGGCCAGCCTGGTCCTGCTGCCGTCGCTGCGCCGGGCCGGTGCGGGCCGCGTGCCGCTCGCGCTGCTGACCGCCTGGTCGGCCGGGCTGCTGGCCGCCGCCGTGGTGCCCACGAACGAGCCGGGCACGCCCATGGACACCGCCGCGTACGTGCACCGGTACGCCTCGGTGCTGTCGTTCCTGGCCCTGCCGGTCGCCGGCTGGCTGCTCGCCCGTCACCCGGTCGCCGGAGCCGCCGCCTGGCTGCGCGGACTGACCGTGGCCAGCCTGGTGCTGGCGGGCGCGATGATCTGGTCCGCCTACCCGGGCGACCGCGCGCTGCTCGGCCTGATCGAGCGCCTCCTCATCCTCACCGAGACAGCCGTCATAACCACCCTGGCCCTGCACGCCACCCTGAACCCCAGGACCAGCGCCGTCGATCATGCAGTTGCGACCCCGCACGGACCGGGCATACCGGTCGGATCGGGGGCCACAACTCCATGA